In Rhinolophus ferrumequinum isolate MPI-CBG mRhiFer1 chromosome 18, mRhiFer1_v1.p, whole genome shotgun sequence, a genomic segment contains:
- the HAUS8 gene encoding HAUS augmin-like complex subunit 8: MAESSGRGAGKPSMGGPSTPSGAKPKRRIQGGKVVESRYLQYEKKTTKKALATDALKTSGKMPESGRKPNPLQKSKESSGITGKGDLQSTLLEGHGTAPPDLDLSAINEKSMLRKTPQLEKTMSKKTESTSFSASRKKTPDISEAMEMMESQTLLLTLISIKMENSLAAFEETAERNLLTMCQEKEKLQKKVHQLKRQLLLCQRKRELLAVLNAQIEMLSPYESVAERFKEQYKTFATALDTTRHELPVRSVHLDGDGQQFLDDLQQELATTLRLLGELEIGSSDENEKVLDLLSELKEVTQKKDVELRRSFVQVLELSAGVNKEAALLNQEVWEEAQGPAAPRQWYFCDEGACGETPGEASSPLLSSADEPYAL; this comes from the exons GAAGCCGTCCATGGGAGGTCCCAGTACTCCTAGTGGCGCTAAGCCGAAAAGAAGAATACAAG GTGGAAAAGTGGTCGAGTCCCGATACTTGCAGTATGAGAAGAAAACCACCAAAAAG GCTCTTGCAACAGATGCTTTAAAGACCAGTGGGAAGATGCCTGAAAGTGGACGGAAACCCAACCCGCTCCAGAAGAGCAAAG AGAGCAGTGGAATAACTGGCAAAGGCGATCTGCAGTCCACGTTGCTAGAAGGGCATGGCACTGCCCCACCGGACCTGGATCTCTCAGCCATTAACG AGAAGAGTATGCTTAGAAAGACTCCACAATTAGAAAAAACAATGTCAAAGAAAACCGAGTCAACATCGTTTTCCGCCTCACGAAAAAAGACCCCA gaTATCTCCGAAGCAATGGAAATGATGGAATCCCAAACGTTACTTCTCACTCTCATAAGCATAAAG ATGGAGAACAGTCTCGCTGCCTTTGAAGAAACGGCCGAAAGGAATTTATTAACGATGTGCCAAGAGAAGGAGAAGCTCCAGAAAAAGGTCCACCAGCTGAAGCGCCAACTTCTCCTCTGTCAGAGGAAGCGGGAGTTACTGGCCGTCCTCAATGCTCAG ATCGAGATGCTCAGCCCCTATGAGTCTGTGGCCGAACGCTTTAAGGAGCAGTACAAGACGTTTGCGACAGCCCTGGACACCACAAGGCATGAACTGCCCGTGAGATCGGTCCACCTGGATGGAGATGGGCAGCAGTTCTTAG ATGATTTGCAGCAGGAATTGGCAACCACGCTCCGTCTGCTGGGAGAACTTGAGATCGGCAGTTCAGATGAAAATGAGAAAGTGTTGGACCTGCTGAGCGAACTCAAGGAAGTGACCCAAAAGAAGGATGTGGAGCTTCGAAG GAGCTTTGTCCAGGTGCTGGAACTCTCCGCTGGGGTGAATAAAGAGGCAGCCTTACTCAACCAGGAGGTCTGGGAAGAAGCGCAGGGCCCCGCGGCCCCCCGCCAGTGGTATTTCTGTGACGAGGGCGCCTGCGGGGAAACTCCGGGAGAGGCAAGCAGCCCCCTCCTTTCCAGCGCTGACGAGCCATATGCACTGTGA